Proteins encoded together in one Triticum dicoccoides isolate Atlit2015 ecotype Zavitan chromosome 7B, WEW_v2.0, whole genome shotgun sequence window:
- the LOC119338771 gene encoding putative E3 ubiquitin-protein ligase SINA-like 6, whose translation MEGGEMCGKSVSEEVKPEWEEGEVLMQGEGGGGGDGGAATAAGEAMAPVQIDVRMDVALLHCQACLLPLKPPVFKCEAAGHVVCCFCRAGHAALCSRAGTHCGELDTVVGAAKVPCPYKVFGCERYVVYHGAADHQRACQCAPCSCPEPGCVFVGSRAMLLDHFAAGHQRHAVTVRYGRPWNLGFSLSRRWHVLVGEDRSVFLVSLGPLGAATAVSLVCVRPDGAGEAAPQFRCKLSVERPAGDDKDNLVLMTSAVSSSALSTGAPAPGQGMFLAVPQELLSGDTLMLSVRIDLIRPAGGAPKSATPQARTPRRMQ comes from the exons ATGGAGGGAGGGGAGATGTGCGGCAAGAGCGTGAGTGAGGAGGTGAAGCCGGAGTGGGAGGAAGGAGAGGTCTTGATGCAGGGAGAGGGCGGAGGCGGAGGGGATGGGGGTGCTGCGACGGCGGCGGGGGAAGCCATGGCGCCGGTGCAGATCGACGTGAGGATGGACGTGGCGCTGCTCCACTGCCAGGCCTGCCTCCTCCCCCTCAAGCCTCCCGTGTTCAAG TGCGAGGCCGCCGGGCACGTGGTGTGCTGCTTCTGCCGCGCCGGCCACGCCGCCCTCTGCAGCCGCGCCGGCACCCACTGCGGCGAGCTGGACACCGTGGTCGGCGCCGCCAAGGTGCCGTGCCCCTACAAGGTGTTCGGCTGCGAGCGCTACGTGGTGTACCACGGCGCGGCGGACCACCAGCGCGCGTGCCAGTGCGCGCCCTGCTCCTGCCCGGAGCCCGGCTGCGTCTTCGTGGGATCCCGCGCGATGCTGCTCGACCACTTCGCCGCCGGCCACCAGCGCCACGCGGTCACGGTCCGCTACGGCCGGCCTTGGAACCTCGGCTTCTCCCTGTCGCGCCGCTGGCACGTGCTCGTCGGGGAGGACCGCAGCGTGTTCCTCGTGTCCCTCGGCCCGCTCGGCGCTGCCACCGCCGTGTCGCTGGTCTGCGTCAGGCCGGACGGCGCGGGCGAGGCGGCGCCCCAGTTCCGGTGCAAGCTGTCCGTGGAGCGCCCGGCGGGCGACGACAAGGACAACCTGGTCCTCATGACCTCGGCGGTGAGCAGCAGCGCGCTGTCCACCGGCGCGCCGGCGCCGGGGCAGGGGATGTTCTTGGCGGTGCCCCAGGAGCTGCTCTCCGGCGACACACTGATGCTCAGCGTCCGGATTGATCTGATCCGACCGGCCGGCGGCGCTCCCAAGTCTGCTACACCACAGGCCAGGACGCCGAGGAGGATGCAGTGA
- the LOC119337677 gene encoding uncharacterized protein LOC119337677, translating into MAARGLRGVRDDLSELGRHLLDIACFLHPLLNPAHTDSPPSTPTHTHAHRRRSPSPRPATPPSPPASILAGILAXXAEIGGSFRVGFSGRAVPDRQPPPARATLPSPVDSPPHAAASAAGVADGILGAARALAARPEAWIDFPMLAVDENATISDVERDHMEVIEKLVPDLASLRATLCPSYMDEDAFWKIYFKLLESSLSEHTSEEDTQNVQVSVHRVNEIESPPHVCEIESEKGTQEGYQSSGNHALTKTRSEQSMDQWVFAKSKSEQSMDQWSEIPSDVESFREGHKRYFSSEAEEMSDVDNSNVLVMDKYMDSLLPDRRSLPYASSSVRSDSVRRKPAASSPDYSRRPPQPTPPVSLSKKESWDLIQDSEFEILDS; encoded by the exons ATGGCGGCGCGCGGGCTGCGGGGCGTCCGCGACGACCTGTCGGAGCTGGGCCGCCACCTGCTCGACATCGCCTGCTTCCTCCACCCGCTGCTCAACCCGGCGCACACCGACTCGCCGCCCTCCACCCCGACCCATACCCACGCGCACCGCCGCCGCTCCCCGTCCCCGCGCCCCGCGACGCCGCCCTCCCCGCCCGCCTCCATCCTCGCCGGCATCCTCGC NNNNNNNGCCGAGATCGGCGGCTCCTTCCGCGTCGGCTTCTCCGGCCGGGCCGTCCCCgaccgccagccgccgccggcccgggccaCCCTCCCCAGCCCGGTCGACTCCccgccccacgccgccgcctccgCTGCCGGCGTCGCCGATGGCATCCTCGGGGCGGCCCGCGCCCTCGCCGCCAGGCCCGAGGCCTGGATTGACTTCCCCATGCTCGCGGTAGACGAGA ATGCTACAATCTCTGATGTAGAGAGAGATCATATGGAAGTCATTGAAAAGCTTGTCCCAGATTTAGCATCTCTGCGGGCGACGCTCTGCCCTTCTTACATGGATGAAGATGCATTctggaagatatacttcaaactactTGAGTCAAGCCTAAGTGAACATACTTCAGAG GAAGACACCCAGAATGTGCAAGTTTCTGTGCATCGCGTAAATGAGATAGAGTCTCCACCTCATGTCTGTGAGATAGAAAGCGAGAAAGGCACTCAAGAGGGTTACCAATCTTCAGGGAACCATGCTTTGACCAAAACACGATCCGAGCAAAGCATGGACCAGTGGGTGTTTGCAAAGTCAAAGTCGGAGCAGAGCATGGATCAGTGGTCCGAAATACCTTCAGACGTAGAATCCTTTAGAGAAGGTCATAAAAGGTACTTCAGCAGCGAGGCCGAGGAGATGAGCGACGTCGACAACTCCAATGTGCTCGTCATGGACAAATACATGGACTCGCTGCTGCCGGACCGGAGAAGCCTCCCGTACGCCAGCTCCTCCGTGAGAAGCGATTCGGTAAGAAGGaagcccgccgcctcctcccccgaCTACAGCCGCCGCCCTCCGCAGCCCACCCCGCCCGTGTCGCTGTCGAAGAAGGAATCATGGGATCTCATTCAGGATTCGGAGTTTGAGATACTCGACAGCTAG